A region from the Triticum urartu cultivar G1812 chromosome 1, Tu2.1, whole genome shotgun sequence genome encodes:
- the LOC125550411 gene encoding probable serine/threonine-protein phosphatase 2A regulatory subunit B'' subunit TON2 → MSTASADVGDAGDGASSAATAPAGRRIPPASSMPWVRNLRRFVGTGAGLGSEALMELETKRILLEIFKERQRKSAEAGSIPSFYKKKPEDGSISNRVQRLAKYRFLKKQSELLLNADDLDAMWVCLRENCVIDDATGAEKMNYEDFCHIATVCTEQIGQKCKRFFSPSNFMKFEKDDSGRIAILPFYLYVMRTVSLTQARIDMSELDEDSDGFLQPHEMEAYIRGLIPNLAQLRDMPSAFVQMYCRIAARKFFFFCDPHRRGKACIKKVLLSNCLQELMELHQESEEEVTDTEQAENWFSLTSAQRICDMFLALDKDTNGTLSKQELKEYADGTLTEIFVERVFDEHVRRSKVGGGNSREMDFESFLDFVLALENKDTPEGLTYLFRCLDLNGRGFLTTADIHTLFRDVHQKWIEGGNYELCIEDVRDEIWDMVKPADPLRIALADLLSCKQGGTIASMLIDVRGFWAHDNRENLLQEEEEQVEEA, encoded by the exons ATGAGCACCGCCTCCGCCGACGTCGGGGACGCCGGCGATGGCGCCTCCTCTGCCGCCACAGCGCCCGCTGGCAGGAGGATCCCGCCGGCCTCGTCCATGCCGTGGGTCCGCAACCTCCGCCGCTTCGTCGGCACGGGCGCCGGCCTCGGATCCGAGGCCCTTATGG AATTGGAAACGAAAAGGATATTGCTTGAGATTTTTAAGGAGCGGCAGCGAAAGAGCGCTGAAGCTGGTTCCATCCCAAGTTTTTACAAGAAG AAACCTGAAGATGGATCTATTAGCAATAGAGTCCAGAGGTTGGCCAAGTACAGATTTCTAAAG AAACAATCAGAACTTCTACTTAATGCTGATGATCTCGATGCCATGTGGGTTTGTCTCAGAGAAAATTGTGTTATTGACGATGCTACTGGTGCTGAAAAG ATGAATTATGAAGATTTCTGCCATATTGCCACAGTGTGCACAGAGCAAATTGGCCAGAAATGCAAACGCTTCTTTAGCCCTTCGAACTTTATGAAGTTCGAGAAGGATGATTCTGGGAGAATTGCAATCTTACCATTCTATCTTTATGTTATGCGAACA GTTTCTCTTACTCAAGCAAGAATTGATATGAGTGAACTTGATGAGGATTCTGATGGTTTCCTTCAACCTCAT GAAATGGAAGCATACATCAGAGGACTTATTCCCAATTTGGCACAACTGCGTGACATGCCATCAGCCTTTGTTCAAATGTACTGCCGCATAGCTGCACGGAAGTTCTTTTTCTTCTGTGATCCACACAGACGAG GGAAAGCATGCATAAAGAAAGTATTGTTGAGCAATTGTCTTCAAGAGCTAATGGAATTGCATCAG GAGAGTGAGGAAGAGGTAACGGATACCGAGCAGGCTGAAAATTGGTTTTCCTTGACTTCAGCTCAGCGCATATGTG ATATGTTCCTTGCACTAGACAAAGATACAAATGGCACACTGAGCAAACAAGAGCTGAAGGAATATGCTGATGGCACACTAACAGAAATCTTCGTCGAAAGAG TTTTTGATGAACATGTACGCCGAAGCAAAGTTGGAGGTGGCAACAGTCGTGAGATGGATTTTGAGAGCTTTCTCGACTTTGTTTTGGCCCTAGAGAACAAAGACACCCCTGAAGGGCTGACATACTTATTTAGATGCCTTGATCTCAACGGAAGGGGATTCCTGACAACTGCTGATATTCATACTCTATTTAG AGATGTGCACCAGAAGTGGATCGAGGGGGGGAACTACGAGCTTTGCATCGAAGACGTAAGGGATGAAATCTGGGACATGGTGAAACCAGCTGACCCTCTCAGGATCGCACTCGCGGATCTCCTTTCCTGCAAGCAAGGCGGGACTATTGCCAGCATGCTTATAGATGTCCGAGGCTTCTGGGCCCACGACAACAGAGAGAACCTCCTCCAGGAAGAGGAGGAGCAAGTGGAAGAGGCTTGA